A genomic segment from Triticum dicoccoides isolate Atlit2015 ecotype Zavitan chromosome 1A, WEW_v2.0, whole genome shotgun sequence encodes:
- the LOC119269877 gene encoding putative pentatricopeptide repeat-containing protein At5g52630 isoform X2, with amino-acid sequence MYSHCADVRSALRLFHAMPRPNLVSWTTLISGLAQNSMHRDALAAFASMRRAGLAPTQFALSSAARSAAALAAPGPGAQLHCVGVRLGFDGELFVASNLADMYSKSGLLADACRVFDQMPHKDTVAWTAMIDGYAKNGSLEKAALAFRDMKREGLVGTDQHVYCSVLSASGELKDGWLGRTIHSAVVKAGFELEVAVRNALTDMYAKAADMENAVRVVKIDPGGWNVVSATSLIDGYVETDSVEEALRIFLELQRRGVEPNEFTFSSMIKGCAMQALLEQGAQFHAHVIKTTIISDSFVSSTLMDMYGKCGLVSLSIQLFNEVEHHTDIAWNAVINVFAQHGHGKEAIQAFDRMTSSGIRPNHITFVSLLTACSHAGLVDDGLKYFNSMKNAHGIEAKDEHYSCIIDMYARAGRLAEAEKFIHEMPTKPSVYGWCSLLGACRMRGNKELGEFAAEKIMELEPDNTGVHVSLSGIYASLGQWEDVKAIRKLLRDSRIKKLPGFSWVDANNKTHVFSSEDWSHPQQKKIYQKLEELYERIKEEGYVPDTRSLPSNLEDTAKERILRYHSERIAVAFALISMPATKPIIVKKNLRICVDCHSALKFISKVESRDIIVRDNSRFHHFAEGRCSCEDYCPVKKDEALCNLHRWLA; translated from the exons ATGTACTCCCACTGCGCTGACGTCCGCTCCGCGCTCCGCCTCTTCCACGCCATGCCCCGACCCAACCTCGTCTCCTGGACCACTCTCATCTCCGGCCTCGCCCAGAACTCCATGCACCGCGACGCGCTCGCCGCGTTCGCGTCCATGCGCCGCGCGGGACTCGCACCCACGCAGTTCGCGCTCTCCAGCGCCGCGCGCTCcgcggccgccctcgccgccccgggCCCCGGCGCGCAGCTGCACTGTGTCGGCGTCAGGCTCGGTTTCGACGGAGAGCTATTCGTCGCGAGTAACCTCGCGGATATGTACTCCAAGTCTGGGCTCTTGGCTGATGCCTGCAGGGTGTTTGATCAAATGCCGCACAAGGATACTGTTGCATGGACTGCCATGATCGATGGGTATGCCAAGAACGGGagccttgagaaggccgctctagcTTTCCGGGACATGAAACGAGAGGGGCTAGTTGGAACTGACCAGCATGTGTACTGCAGTGTTTTGAGTGCATCGGGGGAGCTCAAGGATGGATGGCTTGGCCGAACCATCCACTCTGCTGTAGTGAAGGCAGGGTTTGAACTGGAGGTTGCTGTGAGGAATGCGCTCACTGACATGTACGCTAAGGCTGCGGACATGGAGAATGCTGTTCGTGTTGTGAAGATTGACCCTGGAGGTTGGAATGTTGTGTCAGCCACCTCGCTGATTGATGGCTACGTCGAGACTGATAGTGTTGAGGAGGCCCTTCGAATATTTCTTGAATTGCAGAGGCGAGGAGTTGAACCCAATGAATTTACTTTCTCGAGCATGATCAAGGGATGTGCCATGCAGGCTCTGCTTGAACAAGGCGCTCAGTTCCATGCTCACGTGATCAAGACAACTATTATCAGTGACTCCTTTGTCAGTTCCACCCTTATGGATATGTATGGTAAATGTGGCCTCGTTAGTTTGTCCATTCAGTTATTTAACGAGGTTGAACACCATACTGATATTGCTTGGAATGCGGTAATCAATGTATTTGCACAACATGGTCATGGTAAGGAAGCTATCCAAGCTTTCGATAGGATGACCTCAAGTGGTATCAggccaaatcacattacatttgtcAGCCTGCTTACAGCATGCAGTCATGCTGGGTTAGTGGATGACGGACTGAAATATTTTAACTCCATGAAGAATGCCCATGGTATTGAGGCTAAGGATGAGCACTATTCATGTATCATTGATATGTATGCTCGGGCTGGGAGACTAGCTGAAGCAGAGAAATTTATACACGAGATGCCTACCAAACCCAGTGTCTATGGTTGGTGCTCCTTGCTTGGAGCTTGCCGGATGCGAGGAAACAAGGAGCTGGGCGAGTTTGCGGCAGAAAAGATAATGGAGCTTGAGCCAGATAACACTGGTGTTCACGTATCCCTTTCTGGGATCTATGCATCATTAGGCCAATGGGAGGATGTGAAGGCAATCAGGAAGCTGCTGAGGGATAGCAGGATTAAGAAGCTTCCTGGTTTTAGCTGGGTCGATGCTAATAACAAAACTCATGTTTTTTCATCCGAAGATTGGTCACATCCACAGCAGAAGAAGATATATCAAAAACTTGAGGAACTCTATGAGAGGATAAAGGAGGAAGGTTACGTCCCAGACACACGTTCCTTACCATCTAATTTGGAAGATACTGCAAAGGAGAGGATTCTGCGTTATCACAGTGAGCGGATTGCCGTAGCTTTTGCTTTGATAAGCATGCCTGCTACAAAACCAATCATTGTGAAGAAGAATTTGCGTATCTGTGTAGACTGTCATTCTGCACTGAAGTTCATTTCTAAGGTTGAAAGCAGGGATATTATTGTTAGAGATAACTCCAGGTTCCACCATTTTGCGGAAGGGAGGTGTTCCTGTGAAGATTACTG CCCTGTAAAGAAAGACGAAGCTCTCTGCAACCTCCACCGTTGGTTGGCTTAA
- the LOC119269877 gene encoding putative pentatricopeptide repeat-containing protein At5g52630 isoform X1 → MGKFRGKLSRPPDTNTSLRLAAQLQSCGRAGDLRLARRLHARFALTGAAAASAFLTNHLITMYSHCADVRSALRLFHAMPRPNLVSWTTLISGLAQNSMHRDALAAFASMRRAGLAPTQFALSSAARSAAALAAPGPGAQLHCVGVRLGFDGELFVASNLADMYSKSGLLADACRVFDQMPHKDTVAWTAMIDGYAKNGSLEKAALAFRDMKREGLVGTDQHVYCSVLSASGELKDGWLGRTIHSAVVKAGFELEVAVRNALTDMYAKAADMENAVRVVKIDPGGWNVVSATSLIDGYVETDSVEEALRIFLELQRRGVEPNEFTFSSMIKGCAMQALLEQGAQFHAHVIKTTIISDSFVSSTLMDMYGKCGLVSLSIQLFNEVEHHTDIAWNAVINVFAQHGHGKEAIQAFDRMTSSGIRPNHITFVSLLTACSHAGLVDDGLKYFNSMKNAHGIEAKDEHYSCIIDMYARAGRLAEAEKFIHEMPTKPSVYGWCSLLGACRMRGNKELGEFAAEKIMELEPDNTGVHVSLSGIYASLGQWEDVKAIRKLLRDSRIKKLPGFSWVDANNKTHVFSSEDWSHPQQKKIYQKLEELYERIKEEGYVPDTRSLPSNLEDTAKERILRYHSERIAVAFALISMPATKPIIVKKNLRICVDCHSALKFISKVESRDIIVRDNSRFHHFAEGRCSCEDYW, encoded by the coding sequence ATGGGGAAATTCCGCGGCAAGCTCTCCCGCCCACCGGACACCAACACCTCACTCCGCCTCGCCGCCCAGCTCCAGTCATGCGGCCGCGCCGGCGACCTCCGCCTCGCCCGCCGCCTCCATGCGCGCTTCGCGctcaccggcgccgccgccgcgtCTGCCTTCCTCACCAACCACCTCATCACCATGTACTCCCACTGCGCTGACGTCCGCTCCGCGCTCCGCCTCTTCCACGCCATGCCCCGACCCAACCTCGTCTCCTGGACCACTCTCATCTCCGGCCTCGCCCAGAACTCCATGCACCGCGACGCGCTCGCCGCGTTCGCGTCCATGCGCCGCGCGGGACTCGCACCCACGCAGTTCGCGCTCTCCAGCGCCGCGCGCTCcgcggccgccctcgccgccccgggCCCCGGCGCGCAGCTGCACTGTGTCGGCGTCAGGCTCGGTTTCGACGGAGAGCTATTCGTCGCGAGTAACCTCGCGGATATGTACTCCAAGTCTGGGCTCTTGGCTGATGCCTGCAGGGTGTTTGATCAAATGCCGCACAAGGATACTGTTGCATGGACTGCCATGATCGATGGGTATGCCAAGAACGGGagccttgagaaggccgctctagcTTTCCGGGACATGAAACGAGAGGGGCTAGTTGGAACTGACCAGCATGTGTACTGCAGTGTTTTGAGTGCATCGGGGGAGCTCAAGGATGGATGGCTTGGCCGAACCATCCACTCTGCTGTAGTGAAGGCAGGGTTTGAACTGGAGGTTGCTGTGAGGAATGCGCTCACTGACATGTACGCTAAGGCTGCGGACATGGAGAATGCTGTTCGTGTTGTGAAGATTGACCCTGGAGGTTGGAATGTTGTGTCAGCCACCTCGCTGATTGATGGCTACGTCGAGACTGATAGTGTTGAGGAGGCCCTTCGAATATTTCTTGAATTGCAGAGGCGAGGAGTTGAACCCAATGAATTTACTTTCTCGAGCATGATCAAGGGATGTGCCATGCAGGCTCTGCTTGAACAAGGCGCTCAGTTCCATGCTCACGTGATCAAGACAACTATTATCAGTGACTCCTTTGTCAGTTCCACCCTTATGGATATGTATGGTAAATGTGGCCTCGTTAGTTTGTCCATTCAGTTATTTAACGAGGTTGAACACCATACTGATATTGCTTGGAATGCGGTAATCAATGTATTTGCACAACATGGTCATGGTAAGGAAGCTATCCAAGCTTTCGATAGGATGACCTCAAGTGGTATCAggccaaatcacattacatttgtcAGCCTGCTTACAGCATGCAGTCATGCTGGGTTAGTGGATGACGGACTGAAATATTTTAACTCCATGAAGAATGCCCATGGTATTGAGGCTAAGGATGAGCACTATTCATGTATCATTGATATGTATGCTCGGGCTGGGAGACTAGCTGAAGCAGAGAAATTTATACACGAGATGCCTACCAAACCCAGTGTCTATGGTTGGTGCTCCTTGCTTGGAGCTTGCCGGATGCGAGGAAACAAGGAGCTGGGCGAGTTTGCGGCAGAAAAGATAATGGAGCTTGAGCCAGATAACACTGGTGTTCACGTATCCCTTTCTGGGATCTATGCATCATTAGGCCAATGGGAGGATGTGAAGGCAATCAGGAAGCTGCTGAGGGATAGCAGGATTAAGAAGCTTCCTGGTTTTAGCTGGGTCGATGCTAATAACAAAACTCATGTTTTTTCATCCGAAGATTGGTCACATCCACAGCAGAAGAAGATATATCAAAAACTTGAGGAACTCTATGAGAGGATAAAGGAGGAAGGTTACGTCCCAGACACACGTTCCTTACCATCTAATTTGGAAGATACTGCAAAGGAGAGGATTCTGCGTTATCACAGTGAGCGGATTGCCGTAGCTTTTGCTTTGATAAGCATGCCTGCTACAAAACCAATCATTGTGAAGAAGAATTTGCGTATCTGTGTAGACTGTCATTCTGCACTGAAGTTCATTTCTAAGGTTGAAAGCAGGGATATTATTGTTAGAGATAACTCCAGGTTCCACCATTTTGCGGAAGGGAGGTGTTCCTGTGAAGATTACTGGTGA
- the LOC119284398 gene encoding uncharacterized protein LOC119284398 — translation MPALLSFGSSRSFPSESVSFRRRPQAATCRSSSRQQPRVLSIPSATRCSFPELLLVVPAAAPEPPRVSFLPFLLPSFACSRAKMPPLLCFLTSRGPCLQPLPPSLRKPRCGSNRVQVVVYFLAMFFLRRSSLPRHTGAPTSSSPARLWGPAKAALGASHHAAFLTCLLCSGRHRRNAPPQSRSRPPWRPSSATPSAPEMAFLRWPPSSAPASSGHQSL, via the coding sequence ATGCCCGCCCTCCTCTCGTTTGGATCGAGCAGGAGCTTCCCGAGCGAGAGCGTTAGTTTCAGGCGTCGACCGCAAGCTGCAACTTGCCGGAGCAGCTCCAGGCAGCAACCCCGCGTGCTGTCGATCCCCTCTGCCACGCGGTGCTCCTTCCCcgagctcctcctcgtcgtcccagCAGCAGCACCGGAGCCACCTCGTGTCTCCTTCCTCCCGTTCCTTCTTCCTTCCTTCGCCTGCAGCCGCGCCAAGATGCCGCCGTTGCTCTGCTTCCTGACGAGCAGAGGACCGTGCCTGCAACCCCTCCCTCCCTCGCTCCGCAAGCCTCGTTGCGGGTCAAACCGAGTCCAAGTCGTCGTTTACTTCCTCGCCATGTTCTTCCTCCGCCGCTCATCGCTGCCACGGCACACCGGCGCCCCGACCTCCTCATCGCCCGCGCGCCTATGGGGACCCGCCAAGGCCGCCCTTGGTGCTTCGCATCACGCCGCCTTCCTTACATGCCTCCTCTGCTCCGGTCGTCATCGCCGGAACGCGCCACCACAAAGCCGCAGCCGACCCCCATGGCGCCCGTCGTCGGCGACCCCGAGCGCGCCTGAGATGGCCTTCCTCCGCTGGCCTCCTTCGAGCGCGCCCGCTTCCTCCGGCCACCAGAGCCTCTGA